The following proteins come from a genomic window of Diprion similis isolate iyDipSimi1 chromosome 8, iyDipSimi1.1, whole genome shotgun sequence:
- the LOC124409819 gene encoding inositol hexakisphosphate and diphosphoinositol-pentakisphosphate kinase 2 isoform X2, producing the protein MSYTELEYGYQDLKNATRPVFYVGDINPGQSSLVGQSSSSIYHSSDLPKGCLSEDGCMGSTTSLDGEGKQVLVGVCAMAKKSQSKPMKEILTRLEEFEYLKIIVFPEEVILKEPVEDWPIVDCLISFHSKGFPLDKAIQYASLRNPFIINNLRMQYDIQGLQDRRRVYAILNGEGIEIPRYAVLDRDSADPKHHELVESEDHVEVNGITFNKPFVEKPVSAEDHNIYIYYPTSAGGGSQRLFRKIGSRSSVYSPESRVRKTGSYIYEDFMPTDGTDVKVYTVGPDYAHAEARKSPALDGKVERDSEGKEIRYPVILSNAEKLISRKVCLAFKQTVCGFDLLRANGQSFVCDVNGFSFVKNSNKYYDDCAKILGNMILRELAPTLHIPWSVPFQLDDPPIVPTTFGKMMELRCVVAVIRHGDRTPKQKMKVEVRHPKFFEIFAKYDGYKHGHVKLKRPKQLQEILDTARSLLTEIQHRAAGPELEEKQGKLEQLKSVLEMYGHFSGINRKVQMKYQPKGRPRGSSSDDGKTNNRFGEPSLVLILKWGGELTPAGRIQAEELGRIFRCMYPGGQGRHLSGEYAGAQGLGLLRLHSTFRHDLKIYASDEGRVQMTAAAFAKGLLALEGELTPILVQMVKSANTNGLLDNDCDSSKYQNMVKTRLHELLQQDREFTREDREQINPGNALSINAAMNFVKNPVRCCQHVHVLIQKLMDIVRIKKDDPKTKDAILYHGETWELMGRRWGKIEKDFCTKKKRFDISKIPDIYDCIKYDLQHNNHTLQFDYAEELYIYSKYLADIVIPQEYGLTVQEKLTIGQGICTPLLKKIRADLQRNIEETGEETVNRLNPRRIFHFRYSHGVSSPGRHVRTRLYFTSESHVHSLLTVLRYGGLLDVVKDEQWRRAMEYVSMVSELNYMSQIVVMLYEDPTKDPSSEERFHVELHFSPGVNCCVQKNLPPGPGFRPHSRNESNHNLGEAGSGAEGSSQCSTRIEEEDSELSILDDNTNSPATNSNISPMETDEGNLPLDSESPKASRTIDMMDLDPIIDEPFDSGFLQSSAPIPISARTVAGHEAARLGSQLAASQRQRRELEAAGINEPRARSYDHQRQEKPVKPAEKVQYQSLDAVNKEAECFQKSLKQETDLNVANHCENISKLSRVQKSLRRSFTLAHSLSSPNMPVTMIFNSNSSSSPLITFHRVPLASPGTVCAPIDETNSSYTIAKPQLSTQFKKYGRSYTEATLSNFKVCARRYRHSVSGQMTYFKMFGYNVSKKLTGSTNSLFSTAVISGSSSAPDLKDMVPQHASAVAAIDGFGGVPPIRPLETLHNALSLRQLDSFLEMMTSLSFFRTPASSPPKYPSPGGSVHGSFLQNLSIGGINRDYHSSDNEAIRNQLSPTSPNSAGWSSEAPSFLSSEPSSPAPTSAGECSMSTSLGSNDGMRMFNTAHELARMPDLNLDLNNICMGIDQSCRESRGSISFTDYYSNEDGQILKICKDDSCKLVKKSVCVDDATIIDNIDEDEDHTLTLRQSKVQKKQDIKFVFEQQENSNPVQPSCSYKKIGRFRVESMEVADDDVRLKDHVTVCTNNLKTVIQSGVVKEASAEGGRKMSKPLCSNESDVDLQQTTKISAISKSNYSKSETVPIAPLHSNVELDSDYRSFTPIEREPSTSDNLDNTGNLEVILTHPIPINGARINQPSEPLLTLASSLNDGTNVRVGFDVDNNKPS; encoded by the exons ATGTCTTATACGGAATTAGAGTACGGCTACCAG GATCTGAAGAATGCAACAAGACCAGTCTTCTACGTAGGAGATATTAACCCAGGGCAATCCTCCCTCGTCGGTCAGTCCTCATCTTCGATCTACCATTCCTCG GATCTGCCGAAAGGATGCTTAAGCGAAGATGGATGCATGGGAAGTACAACTTCTCTGGATGGCGAGGGAAAGCAAGTTTTGGTTGGCGTTTGCGCAATGGCCAAGAAGTCTCAGAGTAAACCCATGAAGGAGATCTTGACAAGGCTTGAAGAattcgaatatttgaaaatcatcgTTTTCCCGGAAGAAGTCATACTTAAA GAACCTGTGGAAGACTGGCCGATAGTCGATTGTTTGATAAGTTTTCACAGCAAAGGCTTTCCGTTGGATAAAGCTATACAGTATGCCAGTCTACGAAATCCATTTATAATTAACAATCTGCGTATGCAATACGATATTCAG GGCTTACAGGATCGCAGACGAGTTTATGCAATACTCAACGGAGAGGGCATAGAAATACCGCGATACGCAGTCCTGGACAGAGATTCTGCAGATCCAAAGC ATCATGAACTGGTTGAATCGGAGGATCACGTAGAGGTGAACGGTATAACGTTTAATAAACCGTTCGTTGAGAAGCCAGTATCCGCTGAAGATCATAACATTTACATATATTATCCAACATCCGCAGGCGGAGGAAGTCAAAGATTATTTAGAAAG ATTGGCAGCCGCAGCAGCGTTTACTCACCAGAGTCTCGGGTGCGGAAAACTGGGTCTTACATATATGAAGATTTCATGCCAACCGACGGCACTGATGTTAAAGTTTACACAGTTGGGCCTGATTATGCTCACGCCGAAGCGAGAAAGAGCCCGGCTCTGGACGGCAAAGTGGAACGGGACTCAGAGGGAAAGGAAATACGCTATCCTGTCATTCTTAGCAATGCTGAAAAACTGATAAGCAGAAAAGTATGCCTCGCCTTTAAGCAAACCGTTTGCGGGTTTGATTTGCTCAG AGCCAATGGTCAATCGTTTGTCTGTGACGTTAATGGATTcagttttgttaaaaattcgaaCAAGTATTACGACGATTGCGCGAAAATTTTGGGAAACATGATTCTTAGAGAATTGGCACCTACTCTTCACATTCCCTGGAGCGTTCCGTTTCAACTGGACGATCCACCCATTGTCCCCACTACATTTGGAAAAAT GATGGAGCTAAGATGTGTCGTCGCAGTTATCAGACATGGCGATAGAACTCCCAAGCAAAAAATGAAGGTCGAGGTTCGTCATCCCAA attttttgagATCTTCGCGAAGTACGACGGTTACAAACATGGTCACGTCAAACTGAAGCGGCCCAAACAGCTTCAGGAGATTTTGGACACTGCGCGTAGCTTGTTAACAGAGATTCAACATCGTGCTGCTGGACCAGAGTTAGAAGAGAAACAAGGAAAACTGGAGCAGCTGAAAAGTGTCCTAGAAAT GTATGGCCATTTTTCAGGAATTAATCGTAAGGTTCAGATGAAATATCAGCCTAAAGGCAGACCTAGAGGCAGCTCCTCAGATGACGGTAAAACCAACA aCAGATTTGGCGAGCCATCTTTGGTACTGATTCTAAAGTGGGGCGGAGAGTTGACGCCAGCTGGCCGAATCCAAGCCGAAGAACTTGGCCGTATATTTCGGTGCATGTATCCAGGAGGTCAAGGTAGACACCTTAGTG GAGAATACGCCGGCGCCCAAGGTTTGGGTCTCCTTCGACTGCACTCAACTTTTCGTCAtgacttgaaaatttatgcCAGCGATGAAGGTAGAGTCCAAATGACGGCTGCAGCTTTCGCCAAGGGTCTACTTGCTTTGGAGGGCGAACTAACTCCCATTTTGGTACAGATGGTCAAAAGCGCCAATACCAATGGACTTTTGGACAATGATTGCGACAGCAGTAAGTACCAAAACAT GGTAAAAACGCGACTGCATGAACTACTGCAACAAGATAGAGAATTTACCCGCGAAGATCGCGAGCAGATAAATCCGGGTAATGCTCTGAGCATAAATGCGGCGAtgaatttcgtaaaaaatccTGTAAGATGTTGTCAGCACGTTCACGTTCTTATACAGAAACTAATGGACATTGTCAGGATCAAGAAAGACGATCCCAAGACCAAAG ATGCGATTCTGTACCATGGGGAAACATGGGAATTAATGGGCCGCCGGTggggtaaaattgaaaaagatttctGCACCAAAAAGAAGAGGTTCGACATATCGAAAATCCCTGACATTTATGATTGCATTAAGTACGACCTGCAGCACAACAATCATACGCTTCAGTTCGATTACGCAGAAGAGCTCTACATATACTCAAAATATTTAGCTGACATTGTCATACCGCAG GAATACGGGCTAACCGTTCAGGAAAAACTTACCATAGGCCAAGGTATTTGCACACCTCTACTGAAAAAGATTCGAGCAGATCTTCAGCGAAATATCGAGGAGACCGGTGAGGAGACTGTCAATAGATTAAATCCACG TCGTATCTTTCATTTCAGATACTCGCACGGAGTTTCAAGTCCTGGACGACACGTCAGAACGAGATTATACTTCACAAGCGAAAGCCATGTTCACTCCCTACTCACTGTATTGCGATACGGGGGATTACTTGAT GTGGTCAAGGATGAACAATGGCGACGCGCAATGGAGTACGTAAGCATGGTATCAGAATTGAATTACATGTCGCAAATCGTCGTCATGTTGTACGAAGATCCAACAAAGGATCCAAGCAGTGAAGAACGCTTCCATGTTGAGCTTCACTTTAGTCCCGGAGTGAACTGTTGTGTGCAGAAAAATCTTCCCCCAGGACCGGGTTTCCGGCCGCATTCGCGGAACGAGAGTAATCATAATCTT GGTGAGGCAGGATCAGGTGCGGAAGGTAGCTCTCAGTGCAGTACGAGAATCGAAGAGGAAGATTCCGAATTGAGTATCCTGGATGACAACACAAATAGCCCTGCTACAAATTCG AATATTTCACCGATGGAAACGGACGAAGGCAACCTGCCCTTGGACAGCGAGAGCCCGAAGGCCAGTCGAACTATAGATATGATGGACCTGGATCCCATAATCGATGAACCTTTCGATAGTGGCTTTCTACAAAGCTCGGCGCCAATTCCAATCAG CGCAAGAACAGTGGCGGGTCACGAAGCAGCTAGACTTGGCAGCCAGTTAGCGGCGAGTCAACGTCAACGTCGAGAACTGGAGGCAGCGGGTATAAATGAACCGAGAGCCAGAAGCTATGATCACCAGAGACAAGAAAAGCCTGTGAAAC cTGCTGAGAAAGTGCAATATCAAAGCTTGGACGCAGTCAATAAGGAAG CCGAGTGCTTTCAAAAGTCACTGAAGCAAGAAACTGACCTGAATGTTGCCAATCATTGCGAGAATATCAGTAAATTATCAAGGGTGCAAAAGTCATTGAGGCGATCATTTACTCTAGCGCACTCGCTCAGTTCACCCAATATGCCTGTAAccatgattttcaattccaatTCATCTTCGTCTCCATTAATAACTTTTCACCGAGTACCTCTTGCCTCTCCCGGTACAGTCTGTGCTCCCATAGACGAGACAAATTCTTCTTATACCATAGCCAAACCACAATTGTCAACGCAATTTAAGAAGTATGGCAGATCTTACACCGAAGCAACTTTGTCTAACTTTAAAGTGTGCG CAAGACGCTATCGCCACAGCGTCTCTGGACAGATGACTTACTTCAAGATGTTCGGATACAACGTTAGCAAGAAGCTTACTGGTTCTACAAACAGCCTATTCAGCACAGCTGTTATCAGCGGATCATCCAGCGCCCCGGACCTCAAGGATATGGTGCCACAGCACGCCTCTGCTGTTGCTG CTATAGATGGATTCGGAGGCGTCCCACCAATCAGGCCACTGGAAACTCTGCACAATGCGCTGTCTCTGAGACAGTTGGACTCGTTTCTAGAAATGATGACTAGCCTGTCTTTCTTCCGCACTCCTGCATCCTCGCCGCCTAAATATCCATCTCCCGGTGGATCTGTTCACGGGTCATTCCTCCAGAATTTAAGCATAGGCGGCATCAATCGCGATTATCATTCCTCCGATAACGAAGCTATTAG AAATCAGCTGTCACCAACCAGTCCAAACA GCGCAGGGTGGAGCAGTGAAGCCCCATCTTTTTTGTCATCAGAGCCATCGTCTCCAGCTCCCACATCGGCGGGTGAATGCAGCATGTCTACCAGCCTCGGCAGCAATGATGG AATGCGCATGTTCAACACGGCGCACGAATTGGCCAGAATGCCAGATTTGAACCTAGATCTAAATAACATCTGTATGGGAATAGATCAAAGCTGCCGAGAAAGCCGTGGAAGTATATCTTTTACAGATTACTACAGTAACGAAGATGGCCAAATTTTGAAGATTTGCAAAGACGATAGCTGTAAGCTCGTCAAGAAATCAGTATGTGTCGATGACGCTACAATTATTGATAATATCGATGAAGACGAGGACCATACTTTAACATTGAGACAGAGCAAGGTgcagaaaaaacaagacatcaaatttgtttttgaacaACAGGAAAATTCCAATCCAGTACAACCAAGTtgtagttataaaaaaattggaag GTTCCGCGTGGAAAGTATGGAAGTTGCGGATGATGACGTTAGGCTGAAAGATCACGTCACAGTGTGTACCAACAATCTGAAAACTGTGATCCAGTCTGGGGTAGTCAAAGAGGCAAGTGCCGAAGGTGgtagaaaaatgtcaaaaccATTGTGCAGTAATGAGAGTGATGTTGATTTACAACAAACTACTAAAATATCGGCAATCTCCAAGagcaattattcaaaatctgaAACCGTTCCTATTGCACCGCTACATTCAAATGTAGAACTTGACTCCGATTATCGGAGCTTTACTCCAATTGAAAGGGAACCTTCTACTTCGGATAATCTCGACAATACAGGAAACTTGGAGGTGATCCTTACCCATCCAATACCCATCAATGGAGCGAGAATTAACCAACCGTCGGAACCTTTACTTACACTAGCAAGTAGTCTTAATGACGGTACAAATGTCAGGGTTGGTTTTGACGTTGATAATAACAAGCCAAGTTAA
- the LOC124409819 gene encoding inositol hexakisphosphate and diphosphoinositol-pentakisphosphate kinase 2 isoform X1, whose protein sequence is MSYTELEYGYQDLKNATRPVFYVGDINPGQSSLVGQSSSSIYHSSARDLPKGCLSEDGCMGSTTSLDGEGKQVLVGVCAMAKKSQSKPMKEILTRLEEFEYLKIIVFPEEVILKEPVEDWPIVDCLISFHSKGFPLDKAIQYASLRNPFIINNLRMQYDIQGLQDRRRVYAILNGEGIEIPRYAVLDRDSADPKHHELVESEDHVEVNGITFNKPFVEKPVSAEDHNIYIYYPTSAGGGSQRLFRKIGSRSSVYSPESRVRKTGSYIYEDFMPTDGTDVKVYTVGPDYAHAEARKSPALDGKVERDSEGKEIRYPVILSNAEKLISRKVCLAFKQTVCGFDLLRANGQSFVCDVNGFSFVKNSNKYYDDCAKILGNMILRELAPTLHIPWSVPFQLDDPPIVPTTFGKMMELRCVVAVIRHGDRTPKQKMKVEVRHPKFFEIFAKYDGYKHGHVKLKRPKQLQEILDTARSLLTEIQHRAAGPELEEKQGKLEQLKSVLEMYGHFSGINRKVQMKYQPKGRPRGSSSDDGKTNNRFGEPSLVLILKWGGELTPAGRIQAEELGRIFRCMYPGGQGRHLSGEYAGAQGLGLLRLHSTFRHDLKIYASDEGRVQMTAAAFAKGLLALEGELTPILVQMVKSANTNGLLDNDCDSSKYQNMVKTRLHELLQQDREFTREDREQINPGNALSINAAMNFVKNPVRCCQHVHVLIQKLMDIVRIKKDDPKTKDAILYHGETWELMGRRWGKIEKDFCTKKKRFDISKIPDIYDCIKYDLQHNNHTLQFDYAEELYIYSKYLADIVIPQEYGLTVQEKLTIGQGICTPLLKKIRADLQRNIEETGEETVNRLNPRRIFHFRYSHGVSSPGRHVRTRLYFTSESHVHSLLTVLRYGGLLDVVKDEQWRRAMEYVSMVSELNYMSQIVVMLYEDPTKDPSSEERFHVELHFSPGVNCCVQKNLPPGPGFRPHSRNESNHNLGEAGSGAEGSSQCSTRIEEEDSELSILDDNTNSPATNSNISPMETDEGNLPLDSESPKASRTIDMMDLDPIIDEPFDSGFLQSSAPIPISARTVAGHEAARLGSQLAASQRQRRELEAAGINEPRARSYDHQRQEKPVKPAEKVQYQSLDAVNKEAECFQKSLKQETDLNVANHCENISKLSRVQKSLRRSFTLAHSLSSPNMPVTMIFNSNSSSSPLITFHRVPLASPGTVCAPIDETNSSYTIAKPQLSTQFKKYGRSYTEATLSNFKVCARRYRHSVSGQMTYFKMFGYNVSKKLTGSTNSLFSTAVISGSSSAPDLKDMVPQHASAVAAIDGFGGVPPIRPLETLHNALSLRQLDSFLEMMTSLSFFRTPASSPPKYPSPGGSVHGSFLQNLSIGGINRDYHSSDNEAIRNQLSPTSPNSAGWSSEAPSFLSSEPSSPAPTSAGECSMSTSLGSNDGMRMFNTAHELARMPDLNLDLNNICMGIDQSCRESRGSISFTDYYSNEDGQILKICKDDSCKLVKKSVCVDDATIIDNIDEDEDHTLTLRQSKVQKKQDIKFVFEQQENSNPVQPSCSYKKIGRFRVESMEVADDDVRLKDHVTVCTNNLKTVIQSGVVKEASAEGGRKMSKPLCSNESDVDLQQTTKISAISKSNYSKSETVPIAPLHSNVELDSDYRSFTPIEREPSTSDNLDNTGNLEVILTHPIPINGARINQPSEPLLTLASSLNDGTNVRVGFDVDNNKPS, encoded by the exons ATGTCTTATACGGAATTAGAGTACGGCTACCAG GATCTGAAGAATGCAACAAGACCAGTCTTCTACGTAGGAGATATTAACCCAGGGCAATCCTCCCTCGTCGGTCAGTCCTCATCTTCGATCTACCATTCCTCGGCACGA GATCTGCCGAAAGGATGCTTAAGCGAAGATGGATGCATGGGAAGTACAACTTCTCTGGATGGCGAGGGAAAGCAAGTTTTGGTTGGCGTTTGCGCAATGGCCAAGAAGTCTCAGAGTAAACCCATGAAGGAGATCTTGACAAGGCTTGAAGAattcgaatatttgaaaatcatcgTTTTCCCGGAAGAAGTCATACTTAAA GAACCTGTGGAAGACTGGCCGATAGTCGATTGTTTGATAAGTTTTCACAGCAAAGGCTTTCCGTTGGATAAAGCTATACAGTATGCCAGTCTACGAAATCCATTTATAATTAACAATCTGCGTATGCAATACGATATTCAG GGCTTACAGGATCGCAGACGAGTTTATGCAATACTCAACGGAGAGGGCATAGAAATACCGCGATACGCAGTCCTGGACAGAGATTCTGCAGATCCAAAGC ATCATGAACTGGTTGAATCGGAGGATCACGTAGAGGTGAACGGTATAACGTTTAATAAACCGTTCGTTGAGAAGCCAGTATCCGCTGAAGATCATAACATTTACATATATTATCCAACATCCGCAGGCGGAGGAAGTCAAAGATTATTTAGAAAG ATTGGCAGCCGCAGCAGCGTTTACTCACCAGAGTCTCGGGTGCGGAAAACTGGGTCTTACATATATGAAGATTTCATGCCAACCGACGGCACTGATGTTAAAGTTTACACAGTTGGGCCTGATTATGCTCACGCCGAAGCGAGAAAGAGCCCGGCTCTGGACGGCAAAGTGGAACGGGACTCAGAGGGAAAGGAAATACGCTATCCTGTCATTCTTAGCAATGCTGAAAAACTGATAAGCAGAAAAGTATGCCTCGCCTTTAAGCAAACCGTTTGCGGGTTTGATTTGCTCAG AGCCAATGGTCAATCGTTTGTCTGTGACGTTAATGGATTcagttttgttaaaaattcgaaCAAGTATTACGACGATTGCGCGAAAATTTTGGGAAACATGATTCTTAGAGAATTGGCACCTACTCTTCACATTCCCTGGAGCGTTCCGTTTCAACTGGACGATCCACCCATTGTCCCCACTACATTTGGAAAAAT GATGGAGCTAAGATGTGTCGTCGCAGTTATCAGACATGGCGATAGAACTCCCAAGCAAAAAATGAAGGTCGAGGTTCGTCATCCCAA attttttgagATCTTCGCGAAGTACGACGGTTACAAACATGGTCACGTCAAACTGAAGCGGCCCAAACAGCTTCAGGAGATTTTGGACACTGCGCGTAGCTTGTTAACAGAGATTCAACATCGTGCTGCTGGACCAGAGTTAGAAGAGAAACAAGGAAAACTGGAGCAGCTGAAAAGTGTCCTAGAAAT GTATGGCCATTTTTCAGGAATTAATCGTAAGGTTCAGATGAAATATCAGCCTAAAGGCAGACCTAGAGGCAGCTCCTCAGATGACGGTAAAACCAACA aCAGATTTGGCGAGCCATCTTTGGTACTGATTCTAAAGTGGGGCGGAGAGTTGACGCCAGCTGGCCGAATCCAAGCCGAAGAACTTGGCCGTATATTTCGGTGCATGTATCCAGGAGGTCAAGGTAGACACCTTAGTG GAGAATACGCCGGCGCCCAAGGTTTGGGTCTCCTTCGACTGCACTCAACTTTTCGTCAtgacttgaaaatttatgcCAGCGATGAAGGTAGAGTCCAAATGACGGCTGCAGCTTTCGCCAAGGGTCTACTTGCTTTGGAGGGCGAACTAACTCCCATTTTGGTACAGATGGTCAAAAGCGCCAATACCAATGGACTTTTGGACAATGATTGCGACAGCAGTAAGTACCAAAACAT GGTAAAAACGCGACTGCATGAACTACTGCAACAAGATAGAGAATTTACCCGCGAAGATCGCGAGCAGATAAATCCGGGTAATGCTCTGAGCATAAATGCGGCGAtgaatttcgtaaaaaatccTGTAAGATGTTGTCAGCACGTTCACGTTCTTATACAGAAACTAATGGACATTGTCAGGATCAAGAAAGACGATCCCAAGACCAAAG ATGCGATTCTGTACCATGGGGAAACATGGGAATTAATGGGCCGCCGGTggggtaaaattgaaaaagatttctGCACCAAAAAGAAGAGGTTCGACATATCGAAAATCCCTGACATTTATGATTGCATTAAGTACGACCTGCAGCACAACAATCATACGCTTCAGTTCGATTACGCAGAAGAGCTCTACATATACTCAAAATATTTAGCTGACATTGTCATACCGCAG GAATACGGGCTAACCGTTCAGGAAAAACTTACCATAGGCCAAGGTATTTGCACACCTCTACTGAAAAAGATTCGAGCAGATCTTCAGCGAAATATCGAGGAGACCGGTGAGGAGACTGTCAATAGATTAAATCCACG TCGTATCTTTCATTTCAGATACTCGCACGGAGTTTCAAGTCCTGGACGACACGTCAGAACGAGATTATACTTCACAAGCGAAAGCCATGTTCACTCCCTACTCACTGTATTGCGATACGGGGGATTACTTGAT GTGGTCAAGGATGAACAATGGCGACGCGCAATGGAGTACGTAAGCATGGTATCAGAATTGAATTACATGTCGCAAATCGTCGTCATGTTGTACGAAGATCCAACAAAGGATCCAAGCAGTGAAGAACGCTTCCATGTTGAGCTTCACTTTAGTCCCGGAGTGAACTGTTGTGTGCAGAAAAATCTTCCCCCAGGACCGGGTTTCCGGCCGCATTCGCGGAACGAGAGTAATCATAATCTT GGTGAGGCAGGATCAGGTGCGGAAGGTAGCTCTCAGTGCAGTACGAGAATCGAAGAGGAAGATTCCGAATTGAGTATCCTGGATGACAACACAAATAGCCCTGCTACAAATTCG AATATTTCACCGATGGAAACGGACGAAGGCAACCTGCCCTTGGACAGCGAGAGCCCGAAGGCCAGTCGAACTATAGATATGATGGACCTGGATCCCATAATCGATGAACCTTTCGATAGTGGCTTTCTACAAAGCTCGGCGCCAATTCCAATCAG CGCAAGAACAGTGGCGGGTCACGAAGCAGCTAGACTTGGCAGCCAGTTAGCGGCGAGTCAACGTCAACGTCGAGAACTGGAGGCAGCGGGTATAAATGAACCGAGAGCCAGAAGCTATGATCACCAGAGACAAGAAAAGCCTGTGAAAC cTGCTGAGAAAGTGCAATATCAAAGCTTGGACGCAGTCAATAAGGAAG CCGAGTGCTTTCAAAAGTCACTGAAGCAAGAAACTGACCTGAATGTTGCCAATCATTGCGAGAATATCAGTAAATTATCAAGGGTGCAAAAGTCATTGAGGCGATCATTTACTCTAGCGCACTCGCTCAGTTCACCCAATATGCCTGTAAccatgattttcaattccaatTCATCTTCGTCTCCATTAATAACTTTTCACCGAGTACCTCTTGCCTCTCCCGGTACAGTCTGTGCTCCCATAGACGAGACAAATTCTTCTTATACCATAGCCAAACCACAATTGTCAACGCAATTTAAGAAGTATGGCAGATCTTACACCGAAGCAACTTTGTCTAACTTTAAAGTGTGCG CAAGACGCTATCGCCACAGCGTCTCTGGACAGATGACTTACTTCAAGATGTTCGGATACAACGTTAGCAAGAAGCTTACTGGTTCTACAAACAGCCTATTCAGCACAGCTGTTATCAGCGGATCATCCAGCGCCCCGGACCTCAAGGATATGGTGCCACAGCACGCCTCTGCTGTTGCTG CTATAGATGGATTCGGAGGCGTCCCACCAATCAGGCCACTGGAAACTCTGCACAATGCGCTGTCTCTGAGACAGTTGGACTCGTTTCTAGAAATGATGACTAGCCTGTCTTTCTTCCGCACTCCTGCATCCTCGCCGCCTAAATATCCATCTCCCGGTGGATCTGTTCACGGGTCATTCCTCCAGAATTTAAGCATAGGCGGCATCAATCGCGATTATCATTCCTCCGATAACGAAGCTATTAG AAATCAGCTGTCACCAACCAGTCCAAACA GCGCAGGGTGGAGCAGTGAAGCCCCATCTTTTTTGTCATCAGAGCCATCGTCTCCAGCTCCCACATCGGCGGGTGAATGCAGCATGTCTACCAGCCTCGGCAGCAATGATGG AATGCGCATGTTCAACACGGCGCACGAATTGGCCAGAATGCCAGATTTGAACCTAGATCTAAATAACATCTGTATGGGAATAGATCAAAGCTGCCGAGAAAGCCGTGGAAGTATATCTTTTACAGATTACTACAGTAACGAAGATGGCCAAATTTTGAAGATTTGCAAAGACGATAGCTGTAAGCTCGTCAAGAAATCAGTATGTGTCGATGACGCTACAATTATTGATAATATCGATGAAGACGAGGACCATACTTTAACATTGAGACAGAGCAAGGTgcagaaaaaacaagacatcaaatttgtttttgaacaACAGGAAAATTCCAATCCAGTACAACCAAGTtgtagttataaaaaaattggaag GTTCCGCGTGGAAAGTATGGAAGTTGCGGATGATGACGTTAGGCTGAAAGATCACGTCACAGTGTGTACCAACAATCTGAAAACTGTGATCCAGTCTGGGGTAGTCAAAGAGGCAAGTGCCGAAGGTGgtagaaaaatgtcaaaaccATTGTGCAGTAATGAGAGTGATGTTGATTTACAACAAACTACTAAAATATCGGCAATCTCCAAGagcaattattcaaaatctgaAACCGTTCCTATTGCACCGCTACATTCAAATGTAGAACTTGACTCCGATTATCGGAGCTTTACTCCAATTGAAAGGGAACCTTCTACTTCGGATAATCTCGACAATACAGGAAACTTGGAGGTGATCCTTACCCATCCAATACCCATCAATGGAGCGAGAATTAACCAACCGTCGGAACCTTTACTTACACTAGCAAGTAGTCTTAATGACGGTACAAATGTCAGGGTTGGTTTTGACGTTGATAATAACAAGCCAAGTTAA